Below is a genomic region from Pseudomonas berkeleyensis.
TGGCACCTGCCGCATGCATCGCCGCCTGTGCGTAGTGATCAGACAGCCAGCCAACCGCCAGTGGGCCAAGGCCCCCACCCAGCAGGTACAGACCGGCGAAGAACAGCGCCATGGCGGTAGCCCGCAAACGCGGCTCGATCACATCCTGAATCGCCGTGTAGACGCAGGTATAGAAGTTGTAGGAGAACAGCCAGCCCAGGCTGAACACCCCGACGAACACTGCCGTATCGATTCGTCCTGCGCTTAGCGCCCAACCGGTGCAGATACAGGCCACCAGCATGCTGACAGCGGCGAACAGCAGTCGGCCATTGGCCCAGCGCTGATGCACCTTGTCGGCGACCCAACCACCCAGCGTCAGGCCGAACAGACCGGTAAATCCGACGATCACCCCGGTAGCCATCGCCGCATCCTGCAGACCCAGGCCGAAGTAGCGCTGCAGCATCGGCACCATGAACGAATTGCAGGCATAGGCGGCGAAGTTGAACGCCAGGCCCGCCAGCACCAGCCACCAGAAGGTGCGGATTGCCAGCACCGTGCGCAGCGGCTTCTCCACTGGCGCGCTGCTGACCCGCGTCGTCTCCGCCGCGCCACGAACCGGCTCGCGAATGAAGAACAGGAACAGCGCCAGAATCAGCCCCGGCACGGCGGCGATCAGAAACGGCGCACGCCAGCTGCCGAATGCCTGCACCATGGCGCCGATGGTGAAGAACGCCAGCAGCAGCCCCAGCGGCAGGCCAAGCATGAAGAGCCCCATGGCCCGCGAACGCTTGTGGGCAGGAAACAGATCACCGATCAGGGAGTTGGCTGCCGGTGCATAACTGGCCTCACCGATGCCCACGCCCATGCGAATCAGCAGAAAGCTCCAGAAATTCCAGGCCATGCCGTTGAGCGCCGTCAGGCCACTCCAGGCGGCCAGCCCCCAGCCCATGATCTTGCGCCGCGCGCCGGTGTCGGCCATCCGTCCAAGCGGAATGCCGGCCAGGGCATAGACGATGGTGAAAGCGGTGCCGATCAGACCGAGCTGCAAATCGCTCAGGTTCCACTCCAGGCGTATCGGCTCGATGATGATGGCAGGAATGGTGCGATCGAAGAAGTTGAACAGGTTGGCAAGGAAAAGCAGGAACAGAATGCGCCAGGCATTCGTGGCTTGCTGATTGGGCTGCATGGCAACGTCTCTTTTTTGTTGTCCGCGTGCGGCCTACACCGGTGGCGCCTACCTTGGCAGCACCAGCCGAACGCTGGGACGGGCAATCTAGAGGCTTTGCCCGGCTTTGTCTGCGACCATTCGCTAGGTTTATGCAGAGCGATGTTGAGCGATGCCAATCTGCCTCATATCCGGGCGGAATAAGGCGCGGTGCTTTTTTCCGTGCTAGAACCAATGGGGTTGGTCATTTTATGGCCAATAGCCAACACCCACTGACTCGCCCGGACTGTCACCGATGAAAACTAAAAAAGACGCCGTAGCCCCCGCCAAGGAAGCCACCCTGGCCGATCTCGCCGACACCCTGCTGGCGCCGCCCGCGCTGCCGGTGCACAGCGACAGCGGCGAGCAGTACCTGTACTTCACCGAGCGCGACATCGAGCGCATCCTCGATAACCTCGATGGCCTGCGTAACCTGGTGTTCCCCTTGGGCGAGCCGCTGGACGACAGCGACTCCAGCCGCATCCAGCAGTTTCCCTCGGTGTGCCTGATCGGCCTCGGCCGCTGCGGCTCGAACATCGCTCTGGACGTCGCCTCTCTGGTCTACAACGCACGCCAGTTCTACCTGGAGGAGTTTCACAGCGAAGCCACCGCCGCCATCGAGCAGGCCTCGCGCCCCAGCCGCTGGATTCGCAGCAACCTGCTGCGTGCGCCGAGCAAGAGCAGCAAGCCGGTCTTCCTGATCGAACCGCTGGTGATGCTCGGGGATCTGGACAAGGACATCGAAGGGCGCATCCGCTTCTCGCGTAAAGGAGAAACCAGCGGTTTTCTCAACGACTACAGCAAGATGAAGATCATGGATCTGTCCGAGGTGCATGCCGGCGGCGCTGGCAATGCACCGATCCTCGGTCAGTACCTGGCCAAGATCATCCTCAACAAGGACACCCAGCGCTTCACCAACGAGGACTGGAAGTTCATCCACAGCTACCTGATCGACTCCTGCGGGATCAAGGCCAACCAGTCGCGCCTGTACTTCTACATCTTCAGCGCCGGTGGCGGCACCGGCTCGGGCATGGCCTCGGAGTTCGGCCTGGCGCAGCAGTTTGCCTACATGAGCAAGACCTTCGATATCAAGGCACCGGATGACGCTGAGGGCGCGCGCGACCGCGGTTTCGTCTTCGAGCCGATCTTCACCAGCGGCATCTGCATCCTGCCGAACATCTCCGACCAGCGCAGCGAGATGTCCGAAGCGCTGCACATCAACGCCGGACGCCTGCTGTGCAAGTACCTGGCCGAGGAATGGGACTTCTCCTACAACTTCGACAACGAGCAGAGCAGCGCCGAGAGCGTGATGCGCCGCATCCGCCCGTGGAACGCCATGATGCTGATCTCCAACGACATCATGCGCTACGCCGAGGAAAGCGGTGACGGCAGCATCCACCACCTCGACGTGACCGCCATGGAGCGCCACGCCAACCAGTACATCTCGCAGCAGATCTTCAACATCCTCACCGCTCAGGCAGTGACCAGCGACTACGACCAGAACTACTTCCGCCGCGCGGGCATCGACATCGGCGAGACCATCCGCCTCGACGCCAATGACCTGTTCATGAGCCTGGCCGGCCCGGTGGCCGTGGCCTACGCCGAGTCCGTGGTGCCCGAGCAATCGGCTCAGCTGTCAGAGAAATTCCGCGTGCTGGACAAGGAGCAGCACCCACCGCGACTGAACATCGACGACCTGTTCTTCCGCTCCATCGACCTGCCGCACTTCAACAAGGTCACCCAGGCCATCGAAGGCATCAGCCTGCTGCCGATCGAGTCCAAGCGCTATCGCCAGGCGCTGGAGCAGTACAAGTCCAGTGGCTACGACGCCAGCCAATTGAGTGACCTGCACTTCTTCAAGAACTGCTCCTCGGTGGTGTCCATCGTCTCGCTACCCAAGGACTACAAGCTGTCCTACATGGATCTGAACCGGCTCAAGACCCACCTCAACAACCTCTTCCCCAACACCACGCTCAAGCGCTACGCGCTGGTGATCGGCGCCTCGGCCAACCTGTCGCTGACCACCCTGATCGTCAAGAGCCCGTGCCTGTCGGACGACTTCCTGACCCTGATCGTCGCCTACATCAAGCGCTGCTTCGCCCGCGACCAGTACCGCTTCGACGACAGCCTGGACGACGCCATGCTCGATTTCATCGTCGCCGAACGCTTCAACGAGGCGCAGCTCGACAGCATGCTCAACGAATACGAAGACCCGGCGAAGATCCTCGACACCAACTGGTATGCGATCAAACCGATGTACGAGAAGAAGTACCGCGAGTTGATCCATGACGCCGAGAAATTCGTCTCGATCAACGACATCCGTCTATCGCGCGAAAGCGTCAAACAGGCGATCAAGTATCTGCGCGAGATCTACCGCCATCGTATCGGCAAGACACGGGTGATCTCGCTCAACGACTACGGAAAATAGGTGGCTTGTCAGAGCGCGTGAAAACGTAGCGAAGCCAGGTCAGGCAAGGGGAAAACGGGGGCAAAGTGCCGTTTACGAAGGTAAACGAGCATTTTGCGCCGATTCTTAACGCAGCATGGCCGAGCGCAGTCGTTTTCACGCGGCCTGCGTGCTTGTGCTTCACTGAGAAGGGCACGCTAGCCGCTGCCAAGCGGGGTGACTATGGAAGGACTTTCGATCCGCTTTCTCGCTGACCTGCCAGAGCAGGGCCAGCTCCTGCTCGACTGCAGCCACGATCCCTGGCTGGTGCTGCTGTCGTACGTCATCGCCAGCGTCGGCAGCCTCAGCACACTGACCATCGCCAAGCACCTCGATCATGTACAGAGACGCGGCATGCGCCTGGCCTGGGGCGTGGTCGGCGGTTTGTGCCTGGCGGGCGCAATCTGGTCCATGCACTTCATCGGCATGCTGGCGTTCCAGGCGCCTGTCGCCATCCGCTATGACCTGGCCACCACCGTGCTGTCGCTACTGGTAGCCCTGGCCGCCGCCCTGCTCGCCTTGTACTGCATGGCCCTGCCGCGTCCCGGCCTGGATCGGCAACTGCTGGCCGCCGTGATCATCGGCTTGGGCATCACCGCCATGCATTACACCGGCATGGCGGCGATCCGCTCGCATGCCGAGGCCTACTACCATGGCGGCTTGTTCACCCTGTCCATCGTCATCGCCATCAGTGCCAGCTTCGCCGCGCTGCAACTGAACCGCTACGTGCGCTACGGCTCATCGCGGCG
It encodes:
- a CDS encoding spinster family MFS transporter, producing MQPNQQATNAWRILFLLFLANLFNFFDRTIPAIIIEPIRLEWNLSDLQLGLIGTAFTIVYALAGIPLGRMADTGARRKIMGWGLAAWSGLTALNGMAWNFWSFLLIRMGVGIGEASYAPAANSLIGDLFPAHKRSRAMGLFMLGLPLGLLLAFFTIGAMVQAFGSWRAPFLIAAVPGLILALFLFFIREPVRGAAETTRVSSAPVEKPLRTVLAIRTFWWLVLAGLAFNFAAYACNSFMVPMLQRYFGLGLQDAAMATGVIVGFTGLFGLTLGGWVADKVHQRWANGRLLFAAVSMLVACICTGWALSAGRIDTAVFVGVFSLGWLFSYNFYTCVYTAIQDVIEPRLRATAMALFFAGLYLLGGGLGPLAVGWLSDHYAQAAMHAAGASEMTETFKAVGLHDAMVLIPVALFLTLLALLQAARCFQHDALRMREGLARAVPA